In the Acidimicrobiales bacterium genome, GCGCGTCGTCGCCGTCAGCGTGGCTGCGCACGAGCGCCTTGATGTGATCAGCAGACGCGCTCATCTGGGCCTCCGGGGGCGATTCTACGCAGCCGCCGGAAGGCGAGCTCGGCGATCGTCCCGAGCGCCGCCGGTGGAAATGCCCGGCTGCGAGCGCGCCGCTGCGGATCTGCCTTGCGATGTTGGCTGCCACGATGGCTGCCACCCACCCCGCTGCTGTAGCCGATCCACGCGCAGTGCAGGCCCGTGACCTGCATCTATCCAGCGCGCTCGGAGGGACTCGAACCCCCAACCTTCTGATCCGTAGCAGGAGGCACAGGGTCCACAGCGGTCCATCGAGGTCGCTCTGAGTAGGTGCCCTAAGAGTTTGGTGTCCGCCGAGGTCCACCGTTGTGTGCCACAGACCGGATGGTCAGGCTGCACCAATGGCTGCACCTCTTTGGTGGGCTCGGCGCTGGCAGCAGTCTGTGCTTCGTCGAAATATAGGGGACGCTCGTGATGGGATCAGCGGGCCTCAGGGGAGCTCGTAGCGAGCGCCTCGACGCTCGCCGAGCTGCTTCAGTGCGCCTCGCTCGACAAGGCGACGGAAGACCTTGAGCGCCTCTTGTCGATCGAGTCCGGTCCGTTCTCGTAGCGACGCGTTGGTGACTGGACCAGCGGCCGCGAGTTCTAGGGCAAGTTGGTCGAGCTCGTCATCAGTGTGTCGGATTCGAGCGGGAACGCCGAGGTCTGGGGCGATCCGGTACTCGGACCCACCGCGCTCGCCGTGTCTCACGACGAGGCCGTGCGTGACGAGTGATTGGAGAAGGTTGCGCGCCTCGACGCTGTCGACATCGAGGAGTTGGCGTACACTGCTGTTGGTGATTGAGCCGTCGCGGGCGACCGCAATGACGACCATCGCGGCGCGGCCGTCGAGGCGGCCTTCCTTGATGAGGTTGCGAATCCAGGCTCGTTCGCGGGTTGTGATCGTGCCGGTCAGGTGAAGCGTGACGGTGAAGAATGCGCCATCGTCAGAGAACTCCGGCCGGCGGAGCAGTTCGTCCGCCATGTCGTCTTCCATCCGATCGATGCCTTTGCCGAGATCCTCGGCGAGCCCGAGGCGTCTGAGCGCTCCCAGCAGCCGGTCATTTCGCGCTGATTGCTGGAATCGGAGGTTGTCGAGTGTGACCGGCTCGGGAAGGCCGCCGGGTGAGGTGATGGTCAGGTAGTTGGGGTGAAGCTCCACCCGTGTCGCGGTGCCGGCGCTTTCGTAGGAGCGGTGGGCGACCGCGTTCGCGATCGCTTCGCGAATGACGCGCGGTGGAATCCGGGGCATCTCGACGCGTTGGACCCCGACGATCGCGTTGACCGATCCCAGCTGGTCGAGGATCGTTCGAGTCGCCTGTTCCACCTGGGAGTCGGCGGGCCCGTCGATCTTCCAGGTCTTGTCCGGGTCGGGGTCATCGGCGGAGAACCGGCGGATGTCGATGTACGGGCGGCCTCCCATGATCCGTGGTTCGGGCAACAGGAGCAGTCCGCCGGCAATGGTCAGAACCAGTTTCCCGCCGTCGGTTGCCAAGAAGCCTTCGTCCTCGAGGCGCGACGGCAGGGCCGAGTCGACGGTCCAACCGAACGCTTCCGCCAGTCGCTCGATGAGGCCGGTGTCAGCGTCGGCGAACTCGACGGTCGCTGGGGTCAGCTCGAAGCGTTGGAACGTTCTTCGAGACAAGAAGCGCGAGAGGTCGTCACCGAGCAACGGCATGTTGCTCGCTCCACGGCGCATGAGGACTGCGCCGCTCGAAGTCTGAGCGAACCCCTCGTGGCGTCGGTCCACCGCAAGCACCAGTACGGTGCGGTCTCCGACAAGAAGCTGATGAACGTCGTATCGCCCCGGGTTGCGGGTATCACGCAGTGCCTGGTGGATGTCTTTCGTCTTCTCCCCAGGCTGGCTGACCCCGACGACCTGCCCGCTCGGTGACACGCCGATGAGGTAGACCCCGCCGTCGTTGTTCGAGAAGGCGACCGCGGCCTCTTGGACGCGATGGGCGGACACCCCTTGCTTCAACTCGAGATGCTCATCCTCCCCTGGGAACTCGCGCGTGAACTCCGCCTCGGTGAGCAAGGCGGGCAGATCCCCATGGCGGGCCGGATGAAACAGCGGATATGACAAACTTGAGTCCCTGTGCTGACAGTTCAGACAAGTATGTCATAACCACTGGTGGGAAGCGGGGAGTCGCCGCCGCCCGGCCTGCCGCCATCCGAACTGCACCAGGGGTGCACCTGACCGAAGTCGAACAGCCTTCTCGGGGCCTGTTGCTGTCGATGAAACGATATTTCTGCCGCGTCCCCTACCGGCACTTTTGGGATACGGGTTGGTGCCGAGAGGGGAGGCACCTGCCGAAGCCTTCCTCGTGGTGGCGCGCGGTAGGAACATCGGCCGCTTCGGCCGAGGCGAGCCCGGCGCCTCCGTCGTACGTTCCAGACGTTCTGCGATGCCCATCGTGGGCACCGAGTGGGAGAAGGACGCGTCGAGTGGACGAAGCACTGGTGCCCGAGCCACGCGACCCCGCCAGGGCTGCTGCGGCGTTCGTC is a window encoding:
- a CDS encoding putative DNA binding domain-containing protein; this encodes MSYPLFHPARHGDLPALLTEAEFTREFPGEDEHLELKQGVSAHRVQEAAVAFSNNDGGVYLIGVSPSGQVVGVSQPGEKTKDIHQALRDTRNPGRYDVHQLLVGDRTVLVLAVDRRHEGFAQTSSGAVLMRRGASNMPLLGDDLSRFLSRRTFQRFELTPATVEFADADTGLIERLAEAFGWTVDSALPSRLEDEGFLATDGGKLVLTIAGGLLLLPEPRIMGGRPYIDIRRFSADDPDPDKTWKIDGPADSQVEQATRTILDQLGSVNAIVGVQRVEMPRIPPRVIREAIANAVAHRSYESAGTATRVELHPNYLTITSPGGLPEPVTLDNLRFQQSARNDRLLGALRRLGLAEDLGKGIDRMEDDMADELLRRPEFSDDGAFFTVTLHLTGTITTRERAWIRNLIKEGRLDGRAAMVVIAVARDGSITNSSVRQLLDVDSVEARNLLQSLVTHGLVVRHGERGGSEYRIAPDLGVPARIRHTDDELDQLALELAAAGPVTNASLRERTGLDRQEALKVFRRLVERGALKQLGERRGARYELP